A genomic segment from Lates calcarifer isolate ASB-BC8 linkage group LG13, TLL_Latcal_v3, whole genome shotgun sequence encodes:
- the slc1a3a gene encoding solute carrier family 1 member 3a: protein MTQSNGENPQRTRSGLHQIRAGIQSRSLLAKKRVENITKDDVKGFFIRNAFVILTIAAVIIGIILGFALRPYKMSYREVKFFSFPGELLMRMLQMLVLPLLVSSLITGIAALDSRASGKMGMRAVIYYTTTTVIAVFIGIVMVLIIHPGKGSKDEFTKQQKIEQVSPADAFLDLIRNMFPPNLVEACTKQFKTQYAKRVVRVKMTVNDTIFTINGSQEIAREEMIPVPGMVDGINALGLVVFSMCFGLIIGSMREQGQPLKDFFDCLNEAIMRLVAIIMWYAPIGILFLIAGKIVEMEDITSMGGQLGMYTVSVICGLLIHAILVLPTLYFVITRKNPFVFIAGLLQALITALGTSSSSATLPITFKCLEENNKVDKRVTRFVLPVGATINMDGTALYEALAAIFIAQVNDYDLNFGQILTISITATAASIGAAGIPQAGLVTMVIVLTSVGLPTDDITLIIAVDWFLDRLRTTTNVLGDSIGAGIVEHLSRHELQNKDPEVGNSVVEEADKKPYQLICQENEYENERPADTETKM, encoded by the exons ATGACTCAGAGCAATGGAGAGAACCCACAGAGGACCCGGAGTGGTCTCCACCAGATCCGGGCTGGGATCCAGTCCCGATCTCTGCTGGCTAAGAAGAGAGTGGAGAACATCACAAAGGACGATGTGAAGGGATTCTTCATTAGAAATGCCTTCGTGATCTTAACCATTGCAGCTGTCATTATTG GTATAATCCTGGGATTTGCTCTGCGGCCCTATAAAATGTCTTACCGCGAAGTAAAGTTCTTCTCTTTTCCTGGAGAACTGCTGATGAGGATGCTTCAGATGCTGGTGCTGCCCCTGCTGGTTTCCAGTCTCATCACAG GTATAGCCGCTCTGGACAGCCGTGCCTCTGGTAAAATGGGCATGCGGGCAGTGATCTactacaccaccaccactgtcaTTGCTGTCTTCATCGGTATCGTCATGGTGCTCATCATTCACCCTGGAAAAGGATCGAAGGATGAGTTCACCAAGCAGCAGAAGATAGAGCAGGTCAGCCCTGCTGATGCCTTCCTGGACCTTATCAg AAACATGTTTCCTCCTAACCTTGTAGAAGCCTGCACCAAACAG tttAAGACACAGTATGCCAAGAGAGTGGTACGTGTGAAGATGACAGTGAATGACACAATATTCACAATCAATGGGAGCCAGGAGATAGCCCGGGAAGAGATGATTCCAGTGCCAGGGATGGTTGATGGAATCAATGCTCTTGGCCTGGTGGTGTTCTCCATGTGCTTCGGTCTGATCATCGGGAGCATGAGGGAACAGGGACAGCCCCTGAAGGACTTCTTCGACTGTCTCAATGAAGCCATCATGAGGCTGGTTGCCATAATCATGTG GTATGCCCCCATCGGTATCTTGTTCCTGATTGCCGGTAAGATCGTGGAGATGGAGGACATTACTTCCATGGGTGGCCAGCTAGGAATGTACACAGTGTCAGTCATTTGTGGGCTGCTCATCCATGCCATCCTCGTCCTGCCAACACTCTACTTCGTCATCACCAGGAAGAACCCCTTCGTTTTCATTGCGGGGCTGTTGCAGGCACTCATCACTGCCCTGGGAACATCCTCCAG TTCTGCCACCCTGCCTATTACTTTTAAATGCctggaggaaaacaacaaagtgGACAAGCGTGTAACCCGTTTCGTGCTCCCTGTTGGTGCTACAATAAACATGGATGGCACGGCTTTGTATGAAGCCTTGGCAGCCATCTTCATTGCTCAGGTCAATGATTATGACCTTAACTTCGGACAGATTCTCACCATCAG CATCACAGCCACAGCAGCCAGTATTGGAGCAGCTGGAATCCCACAGGCAGGactggttaccatggtgataGTGCTAACATCTGTAGGCCTGCCCACTGACGACATCACACTCATCATTGCCGTTGATTGGTTCCT GGACCGATTGCGCACTACCACCAATGTCCTTGGAGACTCTATCGGTGCAGGTATAGTGGAACACCTGTCTCGCCATGAGTTGCAGAACAAGGACCCTGAGGTGGGCAactcagtggtggaggaagcaGACAAGAAGCCGTATCAGCTCATCTGCCAGGAGAATGAGTATGAGAACGAGAGGCCTGCTGACACTGAGACCAAGATGTAG